The region CGACCACCTGGATCCGCGCCACCCGCCGCGACGCCGATCTGGTCGCCGGTCTGGGCGTGCGCGAGACCGGCATGCTCGCCAGTGCCAGCGATTACCACACCTTCCACAAGTTCACGCCGGGCGGCCGCGCCCAAGCGGCCCGGACGTACCTGGACGCCGTGCAGGCGGTACTGGACGCGGGTCTGCGCCCGAGACTGCACCTGGAGGACGCCACCCGCGCGCCCCGTGAGTTCATCCTCCCGTTCGTGGAGGCCGTGCAGACCCTCGCCGCGCCCTTCCCCGACTCGCAGGCGCCGAAGTTCCGGGTGTGCGACACGATGGGCGTCGGCCTGCCACTGGAGGGGGCGGCGTGGCCCCGCAGCGTGCCCCGCATGATCCGCGAGTTGCGCGCCGCCGGGCTGAGTGCCGAATCCCTGGAGTTCCACCCGCACAACGACACGCATCTCGTCGTGGCGAACAGCCTCGCGGCGGTGCTGGCCGGGTGCGCGGCGATCAACGGCACGCTGCTCGGCAAGGGCGAACGCACCGGGAACGCCCCGCTGGAGGGTGTGCTGCTGCACCTGAGCGGCCTGGGCCTGACGGGCGACGCGGACTTCACGGTGCTGAACGACCTGAACGACCTGTACGAGGCGCTGGGGCAGGGCGTCCCCGCCAAGTACCCGCTGTTCGGTCGGGACGCGCACCGCACCCGCGCCGGTATTCACGCGGACGGACTGAACAAGTTCTGGCCGATGTACGCGCCATTCAACGTGCCCGCCCTGCTGGGCCGCCCCCTCGACCTGTCCCTGACGAAGGACAGCGGCGTGGCGGGCCTGATCTTCCTGATCCGCCAGCACACCGGCACCGAACTCGGCAAGGACCACGCGGGCCTGCGCGCGCTGCACGAATCCCTGACCGCCGAGTTCGACGCGGGCCGCCAGACCGCCGTCGAGTGGGAGGAGATTGCTGAACGAGCCCTCAAGCTGAGCACGGCGGGGCCGGTGGTACGCTCCGGGGCATGAACCCCGACCAGTACCGCGTCAAACCCGGCAAGAGCGTGCGCCTGAAGGACTGGCACACCGACGACGACGGCGGCCTCAGCAAGGACGAGGGGAAGGAACTCACCGACGAGCTCCTGGAGGGACTCGCCGAGTGGCAGGAGCGACTGTTCGCCGAGAGCAAGCAGTCCCTCCTGATCGTGCTGCAGGCCCGCGACGCCGGGGGTAAGGACGGCACGGTCAAG is a window of Deinococcus grandis DNA encoding:
- a CDS encoding beta/alpha barrel domain-containing protein — protein: MTQDAPAVRDVPTPDLFPAAFPADAFPQVVWEDGDRPASLPAQAWTTETTHRDGQQGGLPLTTEDGLRLYDLMGRFTGGSGALRQAEFFVYRPADRAMLEGALDRWRGGHPVEPTTWIRATRRDADLVAGLGVRETGMLASASDYHTFHKFTPGGRAQAARTYLDAVQAVLDAGLRPRLHLEDATRAPREFILPFVEAVQTLAAPFPDSQAPKFRVCDTMGVGLPLEGAAWPRSVPRMIRELRAAGLSAESLEFHPHNDTHLVVANSLAAVLAGCAAINGTLLGKGERTGNAPLEGVLLHLSGLGLTGDADFTVLNDLNDLYEALGQGVPAKYPLFGRDAHRTRAGIHADGLNKFWPMYAPFNVPALLGRPLDLSLTKDSGVAGLIFLIRQHTGTELGKDHAGLRALHESLTAEFDAGRQTAVEWEEIAERALKLSTAGPVVRSGA